A single Paenibacillus sp. FSL R5-0517 DNA region contains:
- a CDS encoding AraC family transcriptional regulator codes for MSAGFDAISFQGSPILWNKRHQTISPGISFYHWHQCCELLLVFGGSGTIIINNQTYPIREGMIFIFQPFEIHKVFARSTDDIPYDRTVVHLNHLHIEPYLRSFPRRHQMLDTLCYSRDMKRAFELGEHFEAVQQCMEDYEQIAHEDRGATQEEITVFMLRLLSVLEKVIPENLYSSPVQWRHEEYSERIMSWIEDNYMENDILNRLANELHLTRSYISRVFKKETGSNLSEYLTAKRIKIAAHLLESTSTPVEIIAHQIGFQNVSHFISCFKKTYRITPLQYRLKAKASNA; via the coding sequence ATGTCCGCAGGTTTTGATGCAATTTCGTTTCAAGGTTCCCCGATTTTATGGAACAAACGTCACCAAACAATAAGTCCAGGTATCAGTTTTTATCATTGGCATCAATGTTGTGAATTGTTATTGGTATTTGGGGGTAGTGGAACAATTATTATTAATAATCAAACCTATCCAATACGTGAGGGGATGATATTTATCTTTCAGCCTTTCGAGATTCACAAGGTGTTCGCCAGATCAACAGATGATATCCCTTATGATAGAACAGTGGTTCATCTGAATCATCTGCATATCGAGCCTTATTTGCGATCTTTTCCTAGAAGGCATCAAATGTTAGATACATTATGCTATTCACGCGATATGAAACGGGCGTTTGAACTGGGGGAGCATTTTGAAGCTGTGCAACAATGTATGGAAGATTATGAGCAGATTGCGCATGAAGATCGTGGAGCTACGCAAGAAGAGATCACTGTTTTTATGTTACGTTTACTTAGCGTACTTGAAAAAGTGATCCCCGAGAATCTCTATTCCTCTCCCGTGCAATGGCGACACGAGGAATACTCCGAGAGAATAATGAGCTGGATAGAAGATAACTATATGGAGAATGATATTTTGAACAGACTGGCCAACGAGCTTCATCTGACACGCTCTTATATATCTCGAGTATTCAAAAAGGAAACTGGCAGCAATCTCAGCGAATATCTCACTGCCAAACGAATTAAGATAGCTGCCCACTTACTTGAAAGTACTTCAACTCCAGTGGAAATCATCGCTCATCAGATTGGGTTTCAGAACGTATCCCATTTCATCTCCTGTTTCAAAAAAACATACAGAATCACTCCGCTCCAATATCGTCTCAAAGCCAAGGCGAGTAATGCATGA
- a CDS encoding glycosyl hydrolase family 88, protein MLIVDKNNAWLDQVVQKITDKMDWVSDKSQHKIPYTTFNGTHDDRSLLNPSGDDADGINWWTNGFWGGMLWQMYNVTGQEKYKRYANLAEDKLDECFNQFYGLHHDVGFMWLPTSVANYQLTQNPESRKRALHAANLLAGRYNPAGDFIRAWNDLSDGDTRGWAIIDCMFNIPLLYWASKETGDPRFKHIAERHADTVMNTFVRPDGSVHHIVEFDPFLGGVVKTYGGQGYENGSSWTRGQTWGLYGFMMSYLHTGKEEYLHTAKRIAHYFIANIPENGIIPVDFRQPKEPAYEDSTAAAIAACGLIEVAKVVSEHEKDLYLGAAMKLLRTLDQQRTDWSTDCDCIVRNGSAAYHNPDHHQAIIYGDYYFIEAILKLKGVDLYFW, encoded by the coding sequence ATGCTAATTGTAGATAAAAACAATGCTTGGCTGGATCAAGTCGTTCAGAAAATAACAGACAAAATGGATTGGGTCAGTGATAAATCACAACATAAAATTCCATATACCACGTTCAATGGGACACACGATGATCGTTCTCTATTGAACCCGAGCGGCGATGATGCTGACGGAATTAATTGGTGGACCAATGGCTTTTGGGGTGGCATGCTCTGGCAAATGTACAACGTAACAGGACAAGAAAAATATAAGCGCTATGCAAACTTAGCGGAAGATAAGTTGGATGAATGCTTCAACCAATTTTACGGACTTCATCACGATGTTGGTTTCATGTGGTTACCTACGAGTGTTGCGAATTATCAGTTAACACAAAATCCGGAATCCCGCAAAAGAGCGCTTCATGCCGCTAATCTCCTAGCAGGACGCTACAACCCTGCAGGCGATTTTATACGTGCATGGAACGATCTTTCCGATGGAGATACACGAGGCTGGGCTATCATTGATTGCATGTTTAACATCCCATTATTGTACTGGGCATCTAAAGAGACGGGAGACCCTCGCTTCAAGCATATTGCAGAGCGCCATGCTGATACAGTAATGAATACGTTTGTAAGACCTGACGGCTCGGTACATCACATTGTTGAATTCGATCCATTCCTGGGTGGGGTTGTTAAAACATATGGAGGTCAAGGGTATGAGAACGGATCTTCCTGGACTCGTGGACAAACTTGGGGGCTCTACGGGTTCATGATGAGTTACCTTCACACTGGAAAAGAAGAGTATCTCCATACGGCTAAACGAATAGCACATTACTTCATTGCCAATATTCCCGAGAACGGAATCATTCCCGTTGATTTTAGGCAACCGAAAGAACCTGCTTATGAAGATTCGACAGCAGCAGCCATCGCTGCATGTGGTCTAATCGAAGTTGCTAAAGTTGTCAGTGAGCATGAAAAGGATCTCTATCTAGGCGCAGCAATGAAATTATTACGTACCTTGGATCAACAGCGGACAGACTGGAGCACAGACTGCGATTGCATTGTGCGAAATGGTTCAGCAGCGTATCACAACCCCGACCATCATCAAGCAATCATTTATGGAGATTACTACTTTATTGAAGCTATTCTCAAGCTAAAGGGTGTTGATTTATATTTTTGGTAG
- a CDS encoding histidine kinase, with translation MINRWKQMKIRWKFVWLCSLVLLFQFIFSSMYLFSQSSELVRKQWEDLISKYLSQSNGSIQNELNNVESSANILLLSDDFQRYLRKYAVRYFENRSANIDFQFDVVQGFRNLISQTGNIREVQIHLEENIFEITLSTYVHKRNEELEMFNAITATPRSNIGWQYRMTEHRQTEFYYRLPLSAVSKTTGIRGWMDIVVQPESVFQAVMDMTSFSEQVKLFVVDQERHIVYSNISMEDQFKDLNKVLSSISELDPIQIQEISGPLVMTKMGPIHGTGWRLIASIPEENFQLDLTNYIRTSLLILFIPIVVLIVVILIMTNYMLKPLRQLVTVMGSVNHSNVITRINTDSQDEFGLLAIRFNSMMERINSQINVIREKEQLKREAEMSAFQSQIRQHFLYNTLALISWNARKEKAKETERISNLFARYYRLALGKGETYVALDREIELLHYYLDIQCSRFVDQLEYDFRVDVPIQQYQVIRNILQPLVENAIEHGVMLRDRGKVFVRIHEDGEFLVIRIMDDGTGANPDIVNRINANSTFEGEKGFSLRSIKQTLKSYYGEDASLDFQSVERSGTVVTVKLLKSRLMIC, from the coding sequence ATGATAAACCGATGGAAGCAGATGAAGATTCGTTGGAAATTTGTTTGGTTGTGCTCACTTGTATTGTTGTTTCAATTCATCTTCTCCAGTATGTATTTATTTAGTCAATCATCAGAACTCGTTCGCAAGCAATGGGAAGATCTGATCAGCAAGTATTTATCTCAAAGCAATGGCAGTATTCAGAATGAACTGAACAACGTTGAATCATCAGCCAATATTTTGTTGCTCAGTGATGATTTTCAGCGTTACTTGCGAAAATATGCCGTCCGATACTTCGAAAATAGGAGTGCCAATATAGACTTTCAGTTTGATGTTGTTCAAGGATTTCGTAATCTGATCTCTCAAACAGGAAATATTCGTGAGGTTCAGATTCATTTGGAGGAAAATATCTTCGAGATTACTCTCAGTACGTATGTACATAAAAGAAATGAAGAGCTTGAGATGTTTAATGCAATTACTGCTACTCCTCGATCCAATATTGGGTGGCAGTATCGGATGACTGAACACAGACAAACGGAATTCTACTACCGGTTGCCCTTAAGCGCAGTAAGCAAAACAACAGGTATACGAGGCTGGATGGACATCGTTGTCCAACCCGAATCCGTGTTTCAAGCTGTCATGGATATGACTTCCTTCAGTGAACAAGTAAAACTGTTTGTTGTCGATCAAGAAAGACACATTGTCTATTCTAATATATCTATGGAAGATCAATTCAAGGATCTAAATAAAGTGCTCTCATCTATATCTGAACTGGATCCCATCCAGATTCAGGAAATATCAGGTCCATTGGTCATGACTAAGATGGGGCCAATTCATGGAACCGGATGGAGATTAATTGCGAGTATTCCAGAAGAAAATTTCCAACTGGATTTAACGAATTACATTAGAACAAGTCTATTAATACTGTTTATTCCCATAGTCGTGTTGATCGTCGTAATCCTAATTATGACTAATTACATGTTAAAGCCGCTGAGACAATTAGTGACTGTCATGGGCAGTGTCAATCATAGCAATGTAATCACGCGGATTAATACAGACAGCCAGGATGAATTTGGTCTGCTGGCGATTCGTTTTAACAGTATGATGGAGCGCATAAACAGTCAGATCAATGTCATTCGAGAAAAAGAGCAGTTGAAACGTGAAGCGGAAATGAGTGCTTTCCAATCGCAAATAAGACAGCATTTTTTGTATAACACACTTGCTCTTATCTCTTGGAATGCACGCAAAGAGAAGGCGAAGGAAACGGAACGAATTTCCAACTTATTTGCTCGTTATTACCGATTGGCATTGGGAAAAGGCGAAACTTACGTTGCATTAGATCGTGAAATTGAGTTGTTGCACTATTATTTGGATATCCAGTGTTCTCGATTCGTTGATCAACTTGAATACGATTTTCGGGTGGACGTTCCCATACAACAATATCAGGTGATTCGTAATATTTTGCAGCCGCTTGTAGAAAATGCGATAGAACACGGTGTCATGTTGAGAGACCGTGGTAAGGTATTTGTTCGAATTCATGAAGATGGAGAATTTCTAGTGATTCGAATCATGGACGATGGTACAGGAGCCAATCCAGATATCGTAAATCGGATTAATGCAAACTCGACTTTCGAAGGTGAAAAAGGGTTTTCGCTCCGCTCAATTAAACAAACGTTGAAATCTTATTATGGAGAGGATGCCTCTCTTGATTTTCAAAGTGTAGAACGATCCGGTACAGTCGTGACGGTTAAATTGCTTAAATCAAGACTAATGATTTGTTAA
- a CDS encoding ABC transporter permease subunit, which yields MISTKYKLFLLVLPFMFFVFVFAYMPLWGWSYAFVDYRPGRSIFEMDFVGLKWFKMMVYSEQQTYEILRVLKNTFGISFLSLFFSFLPMVFAILLYEIRSNKMRRIVQTLTTIPHFISWVLVYSIVFALLSVDGGVVNNILVNSGLISKPINFLASSEHIWIKMVALDIWKGLGWSAILYLAAINGIPQDLYEAAKIDGAGRFRSVWHITIPGLLPTFFVLLMLAVANMINTGMDQFFVFSNAMNKSSIEVLDLYTYNIGLLKGNFSLATVISILKTFVSLVLLFSVNRLSKTLRGESIF from the coding sequence GTGATATCTACGAAATACAAATTGTTTTTGCTCGTGTTACCATTTATGTTTTTTGTTTTTGTGTTCGCTTATATGCCTCTTTGGGGATGGTCATATGCTTTTGTTGATTACCGCCCTGGAAGATCTATTTTTGAAATGGATTTTGTAGGATTGAAATGGTTCAAGATGATGGTGTACTCCGAACAGCAAACGTATGAAATTTTGAGAGTGCTCAAAAACACCTTCGGGATCAGTTTTCTTAGTCTATTTTTTTCGTTCTTACCGATGGTTTTCGCAATTCTGTTATACGAAATTCGTAGCAACAAGATGAGAAGAATTGTGCAAACGCTAACAACCATTCCTCACTTTATTAGTTGGGTATTGGTCTATTCAATCGTGTTCGCTCTGTTGTCTGTTGATGGAGGTGTAGTGAACAACATTTTAGTCAATTCTGGGCTAATATCTAAACCGATCAATTTTCTTGCGAGCTCAGAGCACATATGGATCAAAATGGTTGCTTTAGATATTTGGAAAGGTTTAGGCTGGAGCGCTATTTTATATCTAGCAGCTATCAATGGAATACCACAAGATCTATATGAAGCAGCCAAGATTGATGGCGCCGGACGTTTTCGCTCTGTGTGGCACATTACCATTCCAGGGCTACTGCCAACGTTCTTTGTTCTGTTGATGCTGGCTGTTGCTAATATGATCAATACAGGAATGGATCAATTCTTTGTATTCTCGAACGCAATGAATAAAAGTTCAATTGAAGTACTCGATCTATACACGTACAATATTGGTCTTCTAAAAGGGAATTTCTCTTTAGCTACAGTAATCAGTATTCTCAAAACGTTCGTCAGCTTGGTGCTGCTGTTCAGTGTCAACCGACTATCCAAGACACTTAGAGGGGAGTCGATCTTTTAA